From Dendropsophus ebraccatus isolate aDenEbr1 chromosome 10, aDenEbr1.pat, whole genome shotgun sequence:
aaagtgaacacaaaacatgtagggtaatttcccctgagtacgaaaataccccacatgtggacataatgtgccatatgggcacagggcaagccaccaaagggacagggcgccatttagaggctggaatggaggatggaggccatgtcgcaattaaaaagctcctgtgctgccaggacagtagaaaccccccacaagtgaccccattctggaaattactccccataaggaatctaacaaggggtgcagtgagcatatggaccccactggtgacgggcacatatgtggaacatgtaccgtgaaaataaaaaataaatttttttcattttcacgtcccaaatgtggccgtccccagggggccatatcccggctgccccccttgttagattccttatcgggtgtagtttccagaatgtggtcacttgtggggggtttctactgtcctggccgcacagaggcattgtaattgcatcatggcatcctctaatgggaatggcggctatacctatttagttggggaaaagggaccattctaatttatttgggggtattaggccaattattggtttataaggttgaaaatgacaggtgtccatcaaattcaacctgtgttgatccagaggaaggcaaaaaaaaccctcgtaaggcagacgacagtagcctcatcacaggggaaaaattccttcccgactccataatggtgatcagaataatccctggatcaacgtgacccctgaaataggaataagggacggaatttagataatgtagatctccaatgacgtgtggtacgtcttgaagcgatccagtatgcagaggccggggggatcaggacaggtgtcgcactggaaaatggtgtccttcctaatccccctgttacgccacactctgcacttcttctggggtctcctgttctccagtgtgggggacgtcacctggaaaatgttgtcctggtgcgatacggggtccttcatatccagaagcgctgggtccgctccatggctgctaaatattagggctctgttactgcttatgatattttcggatcgtgctgcaagctacagtagctcgggcagcgagggaccagaagagggggtgctggtataaaagttatccccgtacaggtggtatcctatatccagcagtgggaagatcagttcccaaacaatcttcccactaactccgaggatttgggggggggggggagtgggcatctgggggctggattcgggtgtcccttccttcatacactgtaatggtacctgtacactgcggaatggagaaggataaccctttgtgcattccgcagctggcacccaccggcggagtgatggaggcgcgtgtctcagctcgtgtcacactccattctatgtactggcggattccgccctctgtccaaagaatgaacgtgttcattctttggacggacaacggaatctgcccgtgcatagaatggaatctatgacacgggcggagacgcgcgcctccatcagtccgccggtgggtgccagctgcggaatgcacaaagggctatccttctccattccgcagtgtgcacgtaccctaaatctgtaagtgtaccctgaggtactctcacagagtttgtagaatttcacgccataccgtgatctcttattgggacggttctggcggaaaagacgtgtctgggggggcagcgtacgctacgctaccccccagacacgtccctggatgatgaggatgaatggaggaaagaaggatccccccattcatcctcactggctgtttcggtgtcggaggcaataataacgtatgcctctgacgccgaaaacaccctgggggccatctttatacggggattggtatatggggtatgtaaatgtgtaatgtagtgtagtgtaaaactttattccatgtagtgtggtgtagtgtagtgttttttacgttttttttgacagtaagaaaaaaatatccctacACCAGAAAGGAGCTTATCAGCaggacagtggcggtaggatataggggggaaaaaacgcccctatgccaaaatggaggagttgctgatcagcggcgcacttatgtgcgatgctgatcagcactcagcggcgttagggcgcaaaaaaacaaaaaaaaaaactaaaagaatctttttaaaccaaagcaactgatcagtgaatgatatgcactgatcagccgctagggggcagtagagcgacgctgccggagattgccgagacccgccgaacccgagcgtttccgacgctggacgaccgaacccggaagtgaagcgaagacgACGCGAGGACggtgcggaccgcagatcgtcgctccggacgcccagatcaggtgagtatggtacacctgcaccacacacacctgttctgcacccctcagctacctagctgaggggtgcagaacccggcaaaactgtgtttttacagtatgatcgccgtgataggccggccggtactggcatcggcgccatctttggtggggacacttatggcgattggtgctatctcggacagcaccaataaccattgctttccgggtcaccgatgacccggaaagctgaatttagctgctatatgctgatctgtattgatcagcatatagcagcgatcgtcggcaagGGAGGGGTTAACTAACTGCAATATACTGCTGAGGGGGACaactactgcggcatatcagcaggttctgatAGTGCCGCTCTAAATGGAAGGACATACGGATGAACCATCCATGTGCCGTCCGTCTGAAGAATTGCCTGGCAACCTCTAGGCAGGTCCTTCCCAGTGGCCATTTATTACCCACCAATCAATTTttgtagatctaaaaaaaaaaaaaaaaaaaaaacagatgcattactGGTCCCAGAAAAAAAACCTGAGGTGTGGATGAGGGCTAGAACACAGAAGACCATCTAATTTTCTGATGCTCCGACTGCtggtcacatggggggggggggggataaagaaaaaaaatctggagtgcttctttaacacTGTCCAGTTACTTGTTTTTTACAGCTTTCCTGTCAAGAACCCTGTATGGACAACCTCCTTAGTCCAGAACGTCTATGAAATGGGTAATATGTGCTTTCTACTTACTTCTTCCTGGCTTTCGCACTTCCTTCATGACTCTAATCTTAATATCTGCGTTTGTTCCATTGATGATACTTTGCATTTCCTTCAGTGAGTTTGGCACAGTCATTCCCGATGTACACTCCCGAGTCCCAAGAGAATCTTCTATAGGCAGATAGTTATCTAAAGGCGCCTTTATAAGCGTGTTATTAACCGGCTTGTGGTCCAGGTTATCCTCATTCAAGCAATTCAGTTCATCAGTAACAGAATCAAAGTTATTAGGCAGCATATCCTCATCCCCCAAAGCAGCAGAAACACCTAATGGAGACAGTCCATCCATTTGTTTTTCCACAGCCTGGCCATTGTCTGTCCTTTCTCCATTCCCTTCTGTAGTTAGACTGTTATTGCCATCTGcacaaagagaaaaataaatcAATGTCATTTTTATCTAATGTACACATAATtatacacatataatataatatatgcacACAAGACACTCTACAGCTGTAAAGTAgtgttcccaacctgtggctctacagCTACTATTGTGTATAAACGGCAGCACACCTTGAACAGATTTCTAACATGGCTAAACGTACAGACACAGCAGAGGTTTCAGAAGTGGAGCCCCAAATAATCCTCATGCATGTATAGGGGAATAACTTTGCACCTCTAAATGTTCCGCAGTATGTGCATAGGGTTCTTATTTAGTAAACCCTTAAAGCTGTTTCTTGGTATAACAGGGGTGTCAAagttgcagccctccagctgttgcaaaactacaattcccgtcatgccttGAAAGCCAAATCTTTGGCTCTCAAGGCAGagaattataattttttaaacagttggagggccgcagtttgacacctgtgtggTAAAAGCTTTCTATTTGCACACAGGCCAAATAAGCAACAGGAACTATTTTGATACAACCCAAAAACCCTGCAGCAAGTGTGGTTCTCACATTCCCTTTCATTACCTTACTTTGCATGATCTCTCCATGGCTGCTCTTTTAATGTATAACATGTCaccttttgccattaaatgtaaatctagccataatagcTGTATACTGATATCTTACCTTTGTGTATGGGAATTGGCTTTATTAGGTTGTGTGGAGCAGGGCTCCCAGGCACTGCAGGGGTCCCCTTCCCTCCTACATGATTGTGATGATCGGAGGGGTTTGAGGTCTTCTTAGCAGCAGAGGAGACATACTACGCCTTCTCTTCAGGGAGGCTGGAGTGTTGGCCTCTCCAGGACGTTTTACTTTATTCTGGGGTCCAGCAACAAACTCGTCAGCCTCATCAATCATCATACCCTATAGTTGAAGACAAACAaagaaaattattaaaatatgGCATAAACTTCATAACTGGTTAATAACTGTTAGCTGTAGTCATGTCCTGTGCTATTTTAGGTTTACATGAAAAGGTATTAATTTTAGGAAAATGACACTATAAAATCCAATAGTAAATTGTAtgctaaaggggtagtgcggcgctaagaaattattcacagaataacacatacatgacaaagttgtataactttgtaatgtgttatgtctgtgaatcgcccccttccttgtgtccccccacccccgcacgtgtacccggaagtgttggtgcattatacattacctgatccgtgtcaacgtcatcttcggccggcgttctccgatcttcccgagtgccggccgccctctgccgcgtcatcagatgctcagccgcgattggctgagcacagttatgctcagccaatcgcagctgagcatcggatgacgctgctgagggcggccggcattcgggagagtcgtagctgttcgccggccgcccgaagaagacgtcactgactgaagatcggagacgggggtcagcacatgacaggtatgtatagcgcaccacacttctgggtacacgggtgggggtggtgggacatggggaagggggccattcacagacataacatacattacaaagttgtataactatgtaatgtgaGTTATTCTGAGAATAAttatttaccgccgcactacccctttaaaaggggttgtctataTATAGTGGGGACCAGAGGCAGCCATGGCAAATCAGGGTAGGCAAGTATTGATGTTCATTTCTACACCTCCGCCAGCCATATataaatgagagaaaaaaaatcccccaCCTCCACCCCTGGAtaatccaaaaaaaaacaacaaaaaaaacaaacaatagaaAAAGCATGAAAAGGGCCTAACTTGGGACAACTCATTAAACAAACCTTCGAACCCTTTCATATGCACTAAATTTTCCACAAAACAAATACTGAAAATTTTTGTCCAGCTGCATTATACTGCTTATATTTCATGTCCAATGACCGATCTGGTCTGGAAAACACCAAGGACTATGCTTAAGGTGCAAAGCTCTTTTTAAAGCTGCTATGAACTATTAGGGAAATGCTTACATGTTAATAGAACCTCTTTTCAATGTCATTTACAGAGTACAGATTGTTCTATGTCACCTGCATTCTGCTGACTTTCAGGGATTTCATCATTTTGCCCTGTATTCACAATTCACAAAACTATTCACTAATATGGTAGAGAAATGGCAGTTTTTGCTGTGAAGAACTAAAATACCTTTTTATCCTGTTTAAATGGATTTCCAAAGGTGTGAAGCCTCTTCGGTTGATCCGGATCAATCTCTCGGAGAGGGGAAGGCATAAGCTTCAAGTATTCTTGGTAGTTACCCATCTGAGCCACAGGAACACTATGCAGACAATCTAAAAACCCAAAtgaaaattataaaattataaattATGATTTCATATGTCTTTATATAATTCTGAAATTTTGAGGGGACATGCTAACTTTATATTATAATTTCAGATATTTGAATATTAGGTCGGACTATTATAGCATAAGCAAACAACAAAGTACCTTCATCCTGACCGACAATCAGTTTACTCGTCTTCAGTAAATTGGTCCTCATCCTCGTCAACTGATCTAACAGATTACTGCGTGGAATGTCGTAGGCATTTCTATACGTCTGGGGCTTGAGATCCTAAgaatacaaatatatacaaaaagaaattaaaattaTTCCCTAATCACAGCAGTATCATGAACTGTTATTAGTCTGTATGAACTGTATTACAGTGGGCAAAGCATTTTCTATCCATTGTAAAAATACAAGGGCATATTCACATTGCAAAAAAGACATATTGGAACTTGAAGAAAACTATGTTTACTCTGGGCAGTAAATCAATGTACATCAGACCATTATACGGGGAAAAAGTAGAGCAGTAGCAAAGGGAATGGGCGTTGTAGAAATACATGCTAGATAAAATCTGTACATGATCCAGACATTGATGGACCcatgcaggggtgtagctaggattcatagggccccacAGCAAAAACTGTACGAGGCTACATGGATCCTGTGTCACACATGGCTTACATACACTAGTATGAAAGTGCTAAAAATTTATTACCTCTACATAAACATTGGGGAAGTCAAATTCGGCAATAAATCTGCAATTCTTGTGGATATTGTGGAAAAATCAAATTTCAAACACATTCTCATTGCTTTCTTCTACAACATTAACATTTGCACCTTAATCCGCAGCAGCAAATCTAACAGACCGTGTCATCACGGCATAATCTGGCAGATGTCATTTAATTCATAAACATCACCTACAGACGCATGGGCCTGAAAACTCTGCTAGCAACAGTGCAGATTCACCATTCAGTCGGTCAAGAAAgcaaccaaaagaaaaaaaagaaaaaaagaggccCTAGTACAGTTATAGCAGCAATATTAGTTACACAGAGCTTTCCAAGAAATAGATATCACTAAAATAGAGCTGAAGAGAGTACGACAGCGTTTTTTTCCTTTGAGGAAATACTGTGctctttaagctgggttcacactgtgtttttgcaatccatttaacgtatacattttatggaaataaaactgatgcaattgtgtgtcatccgtttggatcctttctccattgacttcccttattaaaaaaaaaaaaaaaaaacagattgagactgatgcgtttttttaacataaaaaaacggaacactacttttctgtatgttaaacggactgcaaaaacacagtgtgaacccagccttacctggcCATTAGAACATGGCTTGAATACAGTGTGAATCAGGCTAGGCTTCCCGTTTTACCTTATTTAAGAGGCCAATCTGAAAACCAGGGAACTCCTTGACATTCATCTCCAGCAGTCGTATCGGGGCGTCTCCAGAGATTCCCTGCAGCAGCTGTTTGAAGTGCTTGTTGTGAACTAAAGACAGTCTTGTGGAGTTATTTTTCACTTTAATCCCTGTCTCCTGCGGGACCTTCTTTCCAACAGATGTAATTATTCTTTCAGACTCCATTTTAGTCTGGAACATACAAAGAATTATGAGTAAGGCAACCCTTTTGGAAGGAAGTCTATTACAAACAGCATTCATAGCCAGACATGAATGAAACGCATGCAATGTCAGCAACAACAAAGGATACAAGTGGCACAGAGGTTAAAAGGCAGTCTGTGTATAGAACGGGTACAGCCTCATATGTGCAAGTGTGAGGTGAGCTCTGATCAGATGCCTCCTTGCCTTACACATTCGTACAGAGCTAACAGGATAACGTGGTAAAATATGAAGGTGCCAAAGAGATCCACAATCCAGAATAggaaagagtgtgtgtgtgtgtgtgtgtatgtgtatgtgtgtgtgtgtgtgtgtgtgtgtgtgtgtgtatttatttattttaaattatgaTAAGAGTGGCACAGTGTAAAATCTACAATGTATTGGTGATAGATGCCATCCATTGATACAAGTATTATCATACGATGTCACCAGTATGTCCACCCACCCCTTCACACTGGGGTTAGTTGCCCAACTATAAAGCTAGTTAACTCAATTCCAATGCTTCATCTTTtgcagagataaaaaaaaaaaatgtggggagGACATGCGGTCTTATAACAAGATTCTCAGAACTGGCTTTTATTTCACCAGAGCAAtgagaaaaatgaaagctgagctccaaTAGGTTGCTACATGGAAGAAAATCCTACTATAAAAGATTGTATGCTAAATCTTTAGCTGTATGTATGGAATGGTAATTTTGAGGACATGTCTTAAATCTATAAATCTATTCAGGGGAACCAAGGGGTTGGTGTTTTTCCGGACATTTGGTGCTCTTTAGGACACTTCTATAGAACTATGCAGATGTTTGTGTGGAAGACGACAGCTGGACGTGCAACCGTATTCGGAAGTCAACTAATCTCACTGTGGGTGTGCACTGTGCCCTCCCCTAGATAGCTGTATTCTTGACTTGTAACCAATCTTATTCTTGTTTTCGTCTTTCTATCCCGCTTTAGAGTAGACCAAAAGTCACAATAAAATTTTATATGGATATCTGCCATTACAATCTTTAAGTCATCTAGGTGGTCAGATTGTCAGTCTGATGTCGTTATTTAGCTGCAGCACTGTGTAGTTTAGTAGTGCCTATCACAGTGTGATCTGTTATAggacccattcacactgagcaaaaactggGGAATCCCgttgtgctcagtgtcctgcagtgagtgaatgggagggcgtgGGCGTCCActcctgccgctctccgctcaaagaaatgataagtcaattctttgagccgaGAGGGGAGGAAGCTGACGCGTgtgcgccctcccattcactcactacaggacactgagcacagtggaattctgccatttttgctcagtgtgaacagggtcaCATTGCGAGACATGTCCAGAAACTGTGTCACAGTCAGCCCCTAAAAATATCTTTCATGACAGTTTTCAAAGAGACTTAATCcagctacatgtactgtattgagATAAAAGCAGGAGAGAATAGAAGAACTATGAATTCATAGACAAATTAAAGGTTACCTGTTGACTAAGCTTTTTCAGATATGAAATGACACTGTAACTAAGACCACAGTCCAAGTTGTCAGATATTAGGTTTGGTGCTCCCATCATTCTCAAAGCTTTCTTTAATGGctaaaataaagggaaaaaaatacttaaaaCAATTGTCAAAGTAAGAAAGAATATCcaaaggcctcatgcacacctGCCATAAAGCCACACATGCCAACTGCCTTGCTGTATGGTGCCACAGAAGTTATAGCAGTGTCAGTGTTCCCACTGTGGTTCTTATGTATATTTTGGCATGTAATGTGTGTATTCTGtaacaaaataaaagttaaagggtaactccaaacattcaattttacttttttttttactaaatggcTTGCAGAGTGAAAAATAAAACAACCCTTCCTGCCTAACACGCACCCCTGGAGGTCTTTCTGTATACTCTGGCTGCTTCTTCTGAGacagtgacaacctgctcagccaatcactgagtgaaGCAAGACAGCACTGAAGCCAATGATTGGCCTAGTGTGCTTTAACTGTCCAGAAAAGTCTGTCTCAAGGGTAGCAGCCAAACCGCTTAGCAGGGGACCTGAAATACTCACAGGAGGACCCCCAGGGGAGCATGTTAGGAGAGTATGCGTTGTTTAATATTTTGTATGCAAACCAGCAACATATATATGTCTGAAAAACAAATATGCGCCCCACTGATTTCAATGGTAAATACGTGCTATGATTCAAAATGCATATTTTTATGCAtgtgaattggaaaaaaaaatcccccaaaatcTCAAGATACATGGGTATTTTTCAGCCTTTTTTTGTGAATATATACCTATGATTGCTGTGTCCAGCAGACTCTGCACCTTGTTAATGTCATATATATCAATTGCCATGCGCTGTGCAGAGGCTGCCAGACACAGCAATCGTGCCAGGCAGCCTTCCCCCGGGTCCTGTATAAAAGAATATATAGTGCTTGGGGGAAACAGGACCCTACTCTGTATAACGCTTTGCAGCAGTTCTAGGTCAGAGCACAGGATCCAGGACAGCTGGACTTTGACGGCAGCAGAGGGGGTTGTGACGGAAATATATATGTGAATAAAAAACTATTGATTtatttacaaagtaatataactttattaaatcaaTGTTTTAGAAATATTtttgtctctggagtacccctttaaatgggattGGTAAAAATCCAGGCATATGCTGTAGAAACAAATGGTATATGGAATGTTGCcacataaacatattttaaatatgaaacgGTTCTGATTTTAAAGCATTAgtgtcatgtaaaaaaaattctacgTTGTcaagacacatcaaaagtttagaTTGTAACAGGACTCGGGGGATTGAGGAGACAAGCTTATTACAggagacatgtcaaacatttaTACTTTAATGGCTGATTACAAAGAAATATCCTAGGTGGCTACCTGCACATGTATagaactataagggggggaaaaaaaaatattataatatatatatatgtatatatgtatatatacacacactgtacatttatatattttacaggggccaccctggtgtttccctatttaggtcccaaagctcgaaacagagtgaggacctgagggactacgtatcagggaggtttggtgctctccccactaggaggcaccccttggcaacgggcttccccgtgttttgagactcgtaactgaggctccacggaccctttctttgcatgtatatataataaatgtaaatatataaaaatatatatatatatatatatatatatatatatatatatatatatacacacacacacacacacacacacacacacacatatatatatataaatgtaaatatataaaaaaggctAAGACGCTTACCATTAAGAAATAGGGTGGCATTGTTTTCAAGTAGTTATCAAACGATTGGCGCCACTTCAGAGTTGGCTTTAGTTTGTGCACCTTGAATAAGTCATCTGTAAAAATAAAGATGCAATTAATGCTGCGGAATGCTATAAAACCAACATAAATAGTAAACTATGGCTGATCATGGCAATTAGAGTTAAGGATATTTACAACATGAAAAAAGTGAATCTAAGCCCTTTGTTAGTAACAGCCGGCATCTTGCCAAGCTGCTGGCTTTAAAGTCCATGCCGTTCCCTGCCTGGGAAAtccctcccagtttcccaggactggatgcagcttttcccaacacctgaagtggcacagacttcaaatccagcagcctgacaagctgccgGCCAATCCTAACAAAGCCCTtagcttcgttcctactgtagatgcCACCCGTAATGGCAATATAACAGTGACTCACCAAGTAAAGGAAGTAACACAGGATAATTGTATGGCATGACAAAGAGGTTCACACAGGTAAGAGTGGTACTAGCTTTCAAATAGCCAAATGGCTGTCCAATTTCACTGTATTTTCCACTACTGTTCACAAAAACCTGcaacaagggaaaaaaaaaaattaataaaatgtcaTGAGAAACACAATTCTCCCTCCCACTGTTGACAGCTCTTTGTCTAGGTACAGACCACTACAATAAAAACAGTGGTCGGGCTGGTGTATACTACAAGACGCACAACAAGCTTTCAACTATGGGAGGGAAGGAGCAGCATATCAACAAGAGGAGACAAGTTTTGGTAAttgaatgtattagcaaaaatatttaacttgacaagccctacaagtataatatgttggttgagatgagaatacccctttaaatgatggtCAGACATGACAAATATCTGACTACAGTAAGTGTCACCATATTAAACCTTACTAATAAGCCTGTGGCTTATATGCCTTACAGCTATACAACATCACTGCAGTCATTCTAGTGATGCATCATCTAATAACGGTTATAGTCATACAGTAACCCAGATATAGGCATGTGGCACAGAGGCTTCATCCATTAAGTCACAAGATGTTACAGAGGGTGGCTTCAAAAGCTGGGCTAATGTAACCCCTTCCACCCTACGAGATTTTTGGCACGTTTGCCCCTAACATTCAGAGTCAaaactgtaattaaaaaaaaaaaaacacacacacacagaatgcaGTTTTGCACCTATTAAGGGATTTTGTTTCTATATTAATCAAT
This genomic window contains:
- the LOC138765951 gene encoding LOW QUALITY PROTEIN: integrator complex subunit 6-like (The sequence of the model RefSeq protein was modified relative to this genomic sequence to represent the inferred CDS: inserted 1 base in 1 codon) — encoded protein: MPILLFLIDTSASMNQRTYLGTTYLDIAKGAVEIFMKLRARDPASRGDRYMLVTYDEPPYCIKAGWKENHATFMNELKNLQASGLTTLGQALRSSFDLLNLNRLVSGIDNYGQGRNPFFLEPSILITITDGNKLTIPSGVLEELHLPLNSPLPGSELTKEPFRWDQRLFALVLRLPGALSVEPEQVGSVPSDDSAITQMCEVTGGRSYCVRTQRMLNQCLESLVQKVQSGVVINFEKTGPDPTPNGEDVLPDPPRPINSFAPQAWHSCHKLIYVRPNPKTGVPVGHWPIPESFWPDQNSPTLPPRSAHPVVKFSCVHCEPMVIDKLPFDKYELEPSPLTQYILERKSPHTCWQVFVNSSGKYSEIGQPFGYLKASTTLTCVNLFVMPYNYPVLLPLLDDLFKVHKLKPTLKWRQSFDNYLKTMPPYFLMPLKKALRMMGAPNLISDNLDCGLSYSVISYLKKLSQQTKMESERIITSVGKKVPQETGIKVKNNSTRLSLVHNKHFKQLLQGISGDAPIRLLEMNVKEFPGFQIGLLNKDLKPQTYRNAYDIPRSNLLDQLTRMRTNLLKTSKLIVGQDEDCLHSVPVAQMGNYQEYLKLMPSPLREIDPDQPKRLHTFGNPFKQDKKGMMIDEADEFVAGPQNKVKRPGEANTPASLKRRRSMSPLLLRRPQTPPIIXNHVGGKGTPAVPGSPAPHNLIKPIPIHKDGNNSLTTEGNGERTDNGQAVEKQMDGLSPLGVSAALGDEDMLPNNFDSVTDELNCLNEDNLDHKPVNNTLIKAPLDNYLPIEDSLGTRECTSGMTVPNSLKEMQSIINGTNADIKIRVMKEVRKPGRNYEKIFALLEEVQGPSEVQKTFIEFTIKEAARFKKRVLIQHLERFLSELDSSGVPNIVNHVNSR